The following coding sequences lie in one Capsicum annuum cultivar UCD-10X-F1 chromosome 5, UCD10Xv1.1, whole genome shotgun sequence genomic window:
- the LOC107870547 gene encoding microtubule-associated protein 70-2, translating to MEVSGDLTSPELISGDKSYSVRDTAVSFKEGKTYRRRTSTMRPSLDADEFLNLLHGSDPVKLELNRLENELRDKDRELSEAQAEIKSLRLSERLREKAVEELTAEWSRVDEKRKLTESLLESKNLEIKKINEEKKASMAAQFAAEATLRRVHAAQKDDDMPPIEAILAPLEAELKVARQEIAKLQDDNKALDRLTKSKEAALLDAERTVQSALAKASMVDDLQNKNQELMKQIEICQEENKILDRMHRQKVAEVEKLTQTVRELEEAVLAGGAAANAVRDYQRKVQEMNEERKTLDRELARAKVTANRVATVVANEWKDASDKVMPVKQWLEERKFLQGEMQQLRDKLAISERTAKSEAQLKEKYHLRLKVLEETLRSTSTGTRTTPDGRSSSNGPSRRQSLGGAESISKLTSNGFLPKRSPSFQLRSSGASTVLKHAKGTSKSFDGGSRSVDRSKKLLNGTGPNFNSSKSCDGTKDNETENNSWKENLDEKHDDSQMTRTEDTVPGVLYDLLQKEVIALRKAGHEKDQSLNDKDDAIEMLAKKVDTLTKAMEVEAKKMRREVAAMEKEVSAMRVQKEQENRAKRFANSKGQVNSPQPLPGRNAARNGSMRGTQ from the exons ATGGAAGTTTCCGGCGACCTCACCTCGCCGGAGCTGATTTCCGGCGATAAAAGCTACAGTGTGCGAGACACTGCAGTTTCGTTCAAGGAAGGGAAGACTTACCGGAGAAGAACGTCGACGATGAGGCCAAGCCTTGACGCCGACGAGTTCTTAAACCTTCTTCACGGATCGGATCCGGTGAAGTTGGAGCTTAATAGACTGGAAAATGAACTAAGAG ATAAGGACCGGGAATTGTCAGAGGCTCAAGCGGAGATCAAGTCATTGAGATTGTCTGAGCGGTTACGAGAAAAGGCTGTTGAAGAG CTTACAGCTGAGTGGTCAAGGGTTGATGAGAAGCGCAAGCTGACAGAATCTCTATTGGAAAGCAAG AATcttgaaattaagaaaattaatgaaGAGAAGAAGGCATCCATGGCAGCTCAGTTTGCAGCAGAAGCCACCCTTCGAAGGGTTCATGCTGCTCAAAAGGACGATGATATGCCTCCAATTGAAGCCATTCTTGCGCCTTTGGAGGCTGAACTCAAGGTTGCCCGTCAGGAG ATTGCAAAGCTACAAGATGATAATAAAGCACTGGACCGTCTTACTAAGTCAAAAGAAGCAGCTCTACTTGATGCTGAGAGAACTGTGCAGTCAGCATTAGCAAAGGCGTCTATGGTGGATGATCTTCAGAACAAGAACCAGGAATTGATGAAACAGATAGAAATATGCCAG gaagaaaataaaatattggaCAGGATGCATCGACAAAAAGTTGCAGAGGTTGAAAAGCTTACCCAAACTGTACGTGAGCTTGAAGAGGCCGTTCTTGCTGGTGGTGCTGCTGCCAATGCTGTCCGGGATTACCAAAGAAAAGTTCAAGAGATGAAT GAAGAAAGAAAAACTCTTGACCGGGAGCTAGCACGTGCCAAGGTAACAGCTAATAGGGTCGCTACAGTGGTGGCAAATGAATGGAAAGATGCCAGTGATAAAGTAATGCCTGTTAAACAGTGGCTTGAAGAAAGGAAGTTTCTGCAG GGTGAGATGCAACAGTTACGTGACAAGCTTGCAATATCTGAACGAACTGCTAAGTCCGAAGCCCAGTTGAAA GAGAAATATCATCTGAGGCTCAAGGTCCTCGAAGAAACATTGAGATCAACTAGCACAGGCACTCGCACTACACCAGATGGAAGAAGTTCAAGCAATGGTCCTTCACGCCGGCAATCATTGGGTGGTGCTGAAAGCATCTCCAAATTAACCTCCAATGGCTTTTTACCCAAGAGATCACCATCATTTCAGCTGAGATCTTCTGGGGCCAGTACAGTGTTGAAGCATGCAAAAGGGACATCCAAGTCTTTTGACGGTGGTTCAAGATCAGTGGACAGGAGCAAAAAGCTTCTGAATGGAACAGGTCCAAATTTCAACAGCAGCAAGTCCTGTGATGGGACTAAAGATAATGAGACTGAGAACAATTCATGGAAAGAGAATCTAGATGAAAAACATGATGACTCACAAATGACAAGAACCGAAGATACTGTGCCTGGAGTATTATATGATTTGCTGCAAAAAGAAGTAATTGCTTTAAGGAAAGCTGGTCATGAGAAGGATCAAAGTCTTAACGACAAGGACGATGCTATTGAG ATGTTAGCAAAGAAAGTGGATACTTTAACAAAAGCCATGGAAGTTGAGGCCAAAAAGATGAGAAGGGAAGTCGCTGCAATGGAGAAGGAGGTTTCTGCCATGCGTGTTCAGAAGGAACAGGAAAATAGAGCAAAAAGATTTGCAAATTCTAAGGGTCAAGTTAACAGTCCTCAGCCACTTCCAGGAAG GAATGCAGCACGGAATGGGTCAATGCGAGGCACACAATAA
- the LOC124898461 gene encoding uncharacterized protein LOC124898461, whose product MSMPVLAAFWLCQDKYLSKHGRTTGGKHSGCASDFSYDATCSKAILASVKSTLASTVATAKSENKAWASLHIAFADKSHTRIISLQDHLSRITKDSRPVTDYLRDIRLIADELAIGGASIIDVQLTLRILQGLGPKYTAISAAIQWREIMITYEELYRKLLNHEIFLKQEEAKQIPPIIATIAQ is encoded by the exons ATGTCGATGCCTGTACTCGCTGCTTTCTGGTTGTGTCAAGATAAATATCTCTCCAAACATGGGAGGACAACAGGTGGCAAACATTCGGGGTGTGCCTCCGACTTTAGCTATGATGCAA CTTGTTCAAAAGCCATCTTGGCATCAGTAAAATCTACACTTGCATCTACTGTTGCAACAGCCAAATCGGAAAACAAAGCATGGGCATCCCTACACATTGCCTTCGCCGACAAATCACATACTAGAATTATCAGTCTCCAAGATCATTTATCCCGTATTACCAAAGATTCTCGACCTGTCACGGACTATCTACGTGACATACGTTTGATTGCTGATGAACTTGCAATTGGCGGAGCATCGATCATAGATGTGCAACTTACTCTACGAATCCTCCAAGGCCTTGGTCCCAAATATACCGCTATTTCTGCAGCTATTCAATGGCGTGAAATAATGATCACCTATGAAGAACTCTATAGGAAACTTCTTAATCATGAGATCTTTCTTAAGCAGGAAGAAGCCAAGCAGATACCACCAATCATTGCTACAATTGCTCAATGA